A section of the Devosia rhizoryzae genome encodes:
- a CDS encoding DUF423 domain-containing protein, producing MAIMLRSITLFAAGLFGLAGVAMAAAASHGTDPRLLASASAMCLAHAPALIALYVAWPMLRTATAAAVLLVMGTAMFAGDLLTRQFAGDGLFPMSAPIGGFLMMAGWFAIALGAFIKHREA from the coding sequence ATGGCCATCATGCTCCGCTCGATCACCCTATTTGCTGCCGGTTTATTTGGTCTGGCGGGCGTCGCCATGGCCGCTGCCGCTTCGCATGGTACCGATCCACGGCTGCTGGCCAGCGCTTCCGCCATGTGCCTCGCCCACGCTCCAGCGCTAATCGCCCTTTATGTCGCTTGGCCCATGTTGCGCACGGCCACAGCCGCGGCAGTTCTCCTTGTCATGGGCACAGCAATGTTTGCCGGAGACCTGCTCACCCGGCAATTTGCGGGAGATGGCCTCTTCCCGATGTCTGCCCCAATCGGCGGCTTCCTGATGATGGCCGGCTGGTTCGCGATCGCCTTGGGCGCTTTCATCAAGCACCGCGAAGCCTAG
- a CDS encoding GyrI-like domain-containing protein: MLTLPKITERTAQAYIYVPFTVRMNQMQKPANEGFPQVFAYINQHGLTPIGEAFYNYRRIDMSSTLDVEAGIAVTAAGPEGGSVRNGVLPAGRFVELSYTGHPDQLMTVTGMLIGWLKETNQKLDVDEKPDGDHFACRLEIYESDPDVVPDMNDWVTTLAFKLA; encoded by the coding sequence ATGCTGACTCTGCCAAAAATCACAGAGCGGACCGCCCAGGCTTATATTTACGTGCCGTTCACGGTGCGAATGAACCAGATGCAAAAGCCGGCAAATGAGGGCTTTCCGCAGGTTTTTGCATATATCAACCAGCATGGGCTCACGCCGATCGGCGAAGCATTCTACAATTATCGTCGCATCGATATGTCATCGACGCTCGATGTCGAAGCAGGCATCGCCGTGACAGCGGCAGGCCCAGAAGGCGGTTCGGTTCGCAACGGCGTTTTGCCGGCTGGCCGGTTTGTCGAGCTGAGCTATACCGGTCATCCTGATCAGCTCATGACCGTCACCGGCATGCTGATTGGCTGGCTCAAAGAGACCAATCAGAAGCTAGACGTCGACGAGAAGCCGGACGGCGATCATTTCGCTTGCCGGCTCGAAATCTACGAGAGCGACCCGGATGTTGTGCCAGACATGAACGATTGGGTGACCACGCTGGCATTCAAGCTGGCCTAG
- the accB gene encoding acetyl-CoA carboxylase biotin carboxyl carrier protein — protein sequence MTKSSQVDQDLIRAIAELLNKENLAEIEIEQEDLRVRVTRSYPNEAPAYAPAPMQYMAPPMAPAAPATPSAPAGSVAAAPAKTEDLASNPGTLTSPMVGTAYRSPEPGKPTFTEVGSKVTEGQTVLIIEAMKTMNQIPAHRSGTVTRILVDDAQPVEYGEPLVVIE from the coding sequence ATGACCAAGTCATCGCAAGTGGATCAGGACCTGATCCGTGCCATTGCCGAACTCTTGAACAAGGAAAACCTTGCCGAGATCGAAATCGAGCAGGAAGACCTTCGGGTCCGCGTCACGCGTTCCTACCCCAATGAAGCGCCCGCCTACGCGCCTGCTCCTATGCAGTACATGGCGCCACCGATGGCTCCTGCTGCGCCAGCAACGCCGAGCGCACCTGCCGGCTCCGTTGCCGCGGCTCCAGCCAAGACCGAAGATCTTGCCTCCAATCCTGGCACACTGACGTCGCCAATGGTCGGCACCGCCTACCGCTCTCCTGAGCCAGGCAAGCCGACCTTCACCGAAGTCGGTAGCAAGGTGACGGAAGGCCAGACGGTCCTCATCATCGAAGCGATGAAGACGATGAACCAGATCCCGGCGCATCGCTCCGGCACCGTCACACGCATCCTCGTCGACGATGCCCAGCCGGTCGAATATGGCGAGCCGCTCGTCGTCATCGAATAA
- the aat gene encoding leucyl/phenylalanyl-tRNA--protein transferase, producing MSRPDPFAVEITPELILRAYRAGIFPMAEDAADEDLFWVSPEMRGIMPLDGFHVSKSLRKAMRKSGWTVRVDTDWDGIIEGCATVGTDRDTTWINGTIRKVYGELFRRGYAHTVEVWEGSELVGGLYGLAIGAAFFGESMFHRRTDASKMAMAHLVERLDAGGFQLLDTQFVTDHLASLGGIEIPRAEYEDRLSRATSLSADWHAWDNNE from the coding sequence ATGTCCCGCCCCGATCCATTCGCCGTCGAAATCACGCCTGAGCTGATCCTGCGCGCTTACCGCGCCGGCATCTTTCCCATGGCTGAAGATGCGGCCGACGAGGACCTTTTTTGGGTCAGCCCTGAAATGCGCGGGATCATGCCGCTCGATGGCTTTCACGTGAGCAAGAGCTTGCGCAAGGCCATGCGCAAGTCAGGCTGGACCGTTCGCGTCGACACCGATTGGGACGGCATCATCGAAGGCTGTGCCACCGTCGGTACCGACCGGGACACGACCTGGATCAATGGCACCATTCGAAAAGTCTATGGCGAGCTTTTCCGACGCGGCTATGCGCATACGGTGGAGGTCTGGGAAGGCAGTGAACTCGTGGGCGGCCTCTATGGCCTGGCGATCGGCGCTGCATTCTTCGGCGAGTCGATGTTCCACCGCCGCACCGACGCCTCCAAGATGGCTATGGCACATCTCGTAGAACGGCTGGATGCCGGCGGCTTCCAGTTGCTCGACACTCAGTTCGTCACCGATCACCTTGCCTCGCTCGGCGGGATCGAAATACCGCGTGCCGAATACGAGGATCGTCTGAGCCGCGCCACTTCACTCTCTGCCGATTGGCACGCCTGGGACAATAATGAATGA
- a CDS encoding N-acetylmuramoyl-L-alanine amidase has product MAKHSSILRALTICAALFLAPYAFAQEAAPPSEPATVAAEPAPLPPLPNVIDARVTATADRARLVIDLAAKTEYSFVSLSGPDRLSIDVRAGTFSVTPEGVPAAEGIVSAYTIDQVAADRVRTTLTLSSPAQVQQAYVLDPFEGQPARLVVDIIPATAEEFAANVERDQAATATVVNAEQTPPGGSELPIDTRPLVVIDPGHGGIDSGAETAQGVKEKDIVLAFSLRLQELLVESGRFDVALTREDDTYLKLEERVALARTNKADIFISIHADSFQQPEIRGASVYTRDENATDVLDKVLADSENKSDVIAGFTVPLMAPEVVDILLDLMRREMRVQSFQAAQSIVHQLEPSVALRRFPVRQADFFVLQAPDVPSVLLELGFLSNADDITNLMQSDWRDRTAEAIARGISTYFDSLEEEP; this is encoded by the coding sequence TTGGCCAAGCACTCTTCCATTTTACGCGCGCTGACGATCTGTGCAGCGCTGTTTCTTGCCCCCTATGCCTTTGCGCAGGAGGCTGCGCCGCCAAGCGAGCCTGCCACAGTGGCAGCCGAGCCGGCACCGTTGCCGCCGCTGCCGAATGTCATCGACGCCCGGGTGACCGCCACGGCCGACCGGGCGCGGCTCGTGATCGATCTCGCGGCAAAAACGGAATATTCCTTCGTATCGCTGAGCGGGCCGGACCGACTGTCCATCGACGTGCGGGCAGGGACCTTTTCGGTAACACCCGAAGGGGTGCCGGCGGCAGAAGGCATTGTTTCCGCCTACACTATAGATCAGGTTGCTGCGGATCGCGTGCGGACGACGCTGACACTGTCCTCACCGGCACAAGTGCAGCAGGCCTATGTTCTTGATCCATTTGAAGGCCAGCCGGCGCGGCTGGTTGTCGATATCATTCCAGCGACTGCTGAAGAGTTTGCCGCCAATGTGGAGCGCGACCAGGCCGCTACCGCAACCGTAGTAAATGCCGAGCAAACGCCGCCAGGTGGTTCGGAGCTGCCGATCGATACAAGGCCGTTGGTCGTTATCGATCCTGGTCATGGTGGGATCGATAGCGGCGCTGAAACTGCACAGGGGGTGAAGGAGAAGGACATCGTTCTCGCCTTCTCGCTCCGGCTACAGGAACTGCTGGTCGAGTCCGGGCGGTTCGATGTGGCGCTGACGCGCGAGGATGACACATATCTCAAGCTTGAGGAGCGCGTCGCGTTAGCGCGAACCAACAAAGCTGATATCTTTATCTCGATCCACGCTGACAGTTTTCAGCAGCCGGAAATCCGGGGCGCTTCTGTTTATACGCGGGACGAAAATGCCACCGACGTGCTCGACAAGGTACTGGCCGATAGCGAGAACAAATCGGATGTGATCGCCGGCTTCACTGTCCCGCTGATGGCGCCAGAGGTGGTCGATATTCTACTCGACCTGATGCGGCGTGAAATGCGGGTGCAGTCGTTCCAAGCGGCACAGTCCATCGTGCATCAATTGGAGCCGAGCGTCGCTTTGCGCCGGTTCCCGGTAAGGCAGGCCGACTTCTTCGTGCTGCAGGCACCCGATGTTCCCTCGGTATTGCTGGAGCTGGGATTTCTCTCCAATGCCGACGACATCACCAATTTGATGCAGTCCGATTGGCGCGACCGTACGGCGGAGGCCATCGCAAGGGGTATCTCGACCTATTTCGACAGCCTCGAGGAAGAGCCGTGA
- the accC gene encoding acetyl-CoA carboxylase biotin carboxylase subunit: MFQKVLIANRGEIALRILRACKELGIQTVAVHSTADANAMHVRLADESVCIGPNAAKDSYLNIPSILAACEITGADAVHPGYGFLSENARFAKILTEHKVTFIGPSAHHIEIMGDKITAKKTAVELGIPVVPGSAGAVDTEEEALSTAKGIGYPVLIKATAGGGGRGMKVAKSEADLLEAWSTARSEAKAAFGNDSVYMEKYLGKPRHIEVQVLGDGKGNAVHLGVRDCSLQRRHQKVWEEAGGPTITVEERDRIGDICAAAMRKLQYSGAGTIEFLYENGEFYFIEMNTRLQVEHPVTERITGIDIVYEQIRVASGETLSMTQDKVNFVGHAIEVRINAEDPQTFAPSPGTITFYHPAGGVGIRVDSAVYQGYKIPPYYDSLIGKLIVYGRTREECLQRLRRAVDEFVIDGVKTTLPLFQRLIKEPDIISGNYDIHWLENYLANNKV, translated from the coding sequence GTGTTTCAGAAAGTCCTGATCGCCAACCGTGGCGAAATCGCGCTCCGCATCCTGCGCGCCTGCAAGGAACTCGGCATCCAGACCGTCGCGGTGCACTCCACCGCCGACGCCAATGCCATGCATGTCCGGCTTGCCGACGAATCGGTCTGCATTGGCCCCAATGCCGCCAAGGACAGTTACCTCAACATCCCGTCGATCCTCGCAGCCTGCGAGATCACCGGTGCTGACGCCGTTCACCCCGGCTATGGCTTCCTTTCCGAGAACGCTCGCTTCGCCAAGATCCTGACCGAGCACAAGGTCACCTTCATCGGCCCTTCGGCGCACCATATTGAGATCATGGGCGACAAGATCACGGCCAAGAAGACGGCTGTCGAGCTTGGCATTCCTGTCGTTCCGGGTTCTGCTGGTGCCGTCGACACCGAGGAAGAGGCACTCTCGACCGCCAAGGGGATCGGCTACCCGGTCCTGATCAAGGCGACTGCGGGCGGCGGTGGTCGCGGCATGAAGGTGGCCAAGTCCGAAGCCGATCTGCTCGAAGCCTGGTCCACCGCACGCAGCGAAGCCAAGGCTGCCTTTGGCAACGATTCCGTCTATATGGAAAAGTACCTCGGCAAGCCGCGCCACATCGAGGTCCAGGTTCTCGGCGATGGCAAGGGCAATGCCGTTCATCTGGGGGTCCGGGACTGCTCCCTGCAGCGCCGCCATCAGAAGGTCTGGGAAGAAGCCGGCGGCCCCACCATCACCGTCGAAGAACGCGATCGCATCGGCGATATCTGTGCTGCCGCAATGCGCAAGCTCCAGTATTCCGGCGCAGGGACTATCGAGTTCCTTTACGAGAACGGCGAGTTCTATTTCATCGAAATGAACACCCGCCTCCAGGTGGAACACCCCGTCACCGAGCGCATTACCGGCATCGACATCGTCTACGAACAGATCCGCGTTGCCTCGGGCGAAACCCTTTCGATGACGCAGGACAAGGTCAACTTCGTCGGCCACGCTATCGAAGTGCGCATCAATGCCGAAGATCCGCAGACCTTTGCGCCATCGCCCGGCACCATCACCTTCTACCACCCGGCAGGCGGCGTCGGCATCCGCGTCGATTCCGCAGTCTACCAAGGCTACAAAATCCCGCCCTACTACGACTCGCTGATTGGCAAGTTGATCGTCTACGGGCGTACGCGCGAAGAGTGCCTGCAGCGCCTGCGTCGTGCGGTGGACGAATTCGTCATCGATGGCGTCAAGACTACCCTGCCCCTGTTCCAACGCCTCATCAAGGAGCCGGACATCATCAGCGGTAACTACGATATCCACTGGCTGGAAAACTATCTGGCCAACAACAAGGTCTGA
- a CDS encoding APH(3') family aminoglycoside O-phosphotransferase: MTIILPQALASLAERPMDKITVGESGAAVWRIELSAETSVFLKSEPVGPFAELPGEIERLNWLTRMGFKAPRVVEALEADGRHWLLMPAVPGEDLTHYTDWPADFVRIYAQGLKRIHALDPRQCPFDHNIEARLAAAKLRVDAILIDEADFDDERAGWTTQQVLDWLYSNRPTEGTQIVTHGDASTPNIMALDDRFSGFIDCGRVGTAGVWQDLALACRSIIFNIGEEHVAPFLAAYGAEWDEAQYRFYCALDELF, encoded by the coding sequence ATGACTATTATCCTACCCCAAGCACTGGCCAGCCTGGCAGAGCGCCCAATGGACAAAATCACTGTCGGTGAGTCCGGCGCCGCGGTTTGGCGCATCGAGCTTAGCGCCGAGACGTCGGTCTTCCTCAAGTCCGAGCCAGTTGGTCCATTTGCCGAACTGCCAGGCGAAATCGAGCGGCTCAACTGGCTGACCAGGATGGGCTTCAAAGCACCGCGCGTCGTCGAGGCTCTGGAGGCTGACGGCCGCCATTGGCTGCTGATGCCTGCCGTTCCCGGCGAAGACCTGACGCACTACACGGATTGGCCTGCCGACTTCGTCCGCATCTATGCACAGGGTCTTAAGCGCATCCACGCACTTGATCCGCGCCAGTGCCCCTTCGATCACAACATCGAAGCCCGCCTCGCCGCCGCGAAGCTGCGTGTCGACGCCATCCTGATCGATGAAGCCGACTTCGACGATGAACGTGCAGGCTGGACGACACAGCAAGTGCTCGACTGGCTTTATTCCAACCGTCCCACGGAGGGCACTCAGATCGTCACCCATGGCGATGCTTCAACGCCCAACATCATGGCCCTTGATGATCGCTTTTCAGGCTTCATCGACTGCGGCCGCGTCGGTACTGCTGGTGTCTGGCAGGACCTGGCACTCGCCTGCCGATCTATCATCTTCAACATCGGCGAAGAGCATGTCGCCCCTTTTCTTGCCGCTTATGGCGCCGAATGGGACGAGGCGCAGTATCGCTTCTACTGCGCCCTCGATGAGCTGTTCTAG
- a CDS encoding Rne/Rng family ribonuclease: protein MATKRMLVDAIHPEETRIVVTAGNRIEEFDFESAQRQQLRGNIYLAKVTRVEPSLQAAFVEYGGNRHGFLAFSEIHPDYYQIPVADREALLREEEHEDEHHDEAEEAPAPAEASSEEPDAEAAEGEESHIEQAPANSEPVESIGGADALEEVPERRRYSQQRRHQYKIQEVIKRRQVMLVQVVKEERGNKGAALTTYLSLAGRYSVLMPNTARGGGISRKITNAADRKRLKEITSDLEVPQGMGVILRTAGASRTKAEVKRDFEYLMRLWESVRTLTLQSSAPCLVYEEGSLIKRTIRDLYNKDIDEVFVAGSEAFQEARDFMKMIMPSHAKNVMLYKDDQPLFSKYGIEAQLDSMFSPTVTLPSGGYIVINPTEALVSIDVNSGRSTKEHNIEDTALQTNLEAADEVARQLRLRDLAGLIVIDFIDMMENRSNRAVERKLKDALKDDRARIQVGRISHFGLMEMSRQRIRFGVVESSTHKCPICDGTGLVRSTESLALMIMRHIEDHVLRKQGQSINVRVPVEVALYILNYKRDTLSMLEARNQLSITITADSTVTGHQFMIEKGEARIVAYADQRAAAHVRVDSAVIEDVIEEEEEIDVEADAEEGEETEARASESSEGEGNGRRRRRRRRRGGDRGGERPQQQVAAEGEADTVEANDNAGDDEGEEAPAGETDAEGENRRRRRRGRRGGRRNRREDNGAAVAATASSEETAEPTDASVEASPDAIVDHVELNPAPVAEEEAAAEPAPVEKPKRSRRKKVAETEESAPAETTPVKATAAEEPAAEEKPKRKPRARKPKAEATEAAPEAAIAEPVAAEEGPAEQPAVEAPAEEEASTEEAASRPRRVRKELPPEGVVVSSSAAPPAETPAEGEEPPKKKAGWWQRRLGLG from the coding sequence ATGGCGACCAAAAGAATGCTGGTGGATGCCATCCACCCGGAAGAAACACGGATTGTCGTTACCGCTGGTAACCGTATCGAGGAATTCGACTTCGAGTCGGCCCAGCGTCAGCAGTTGCGGGGCAATATCTATCTTGCAAAAGTAACGCGCGTTGAGCCGTCGCTGCAGGCGGCCTTTGTTGAATATGGCGGCAACCGCCACGGCTTCCTCGCTTTCAGCGAAATTCACCCCGATTATTACCAGATCCCCGTTGCCGACCGCGAAGCTCTGCTGCGCGAAGAAGAGCACGAGGACGAGCACCACGACGAGGCCGAAGAGGCTCCTGCTCCGGCTGAAGCCAGCAGTGAAGAGCCCGACGCCGAGGCTGCCGAAGGCGAAGAAAGCCACATCGAGCAGGCACCTGCGAACTCCGAACCGGTAGAATCCATCGGCGGTGCCGATGCGCTCGAGGAAGTGCCGGAACGTCGCCGCTACAGCCAGCAGCGCCGTCATCAGTACAAGATCCAGGAAGTCATCAAGCGCCGCCAGGTCATGCTGGTGCAGGTGGTCAAGGAAGAGCGTGGTAATAAAGGCGCAGCTCTGACGACTTACCTCTCGCTGGCCGGCCGCTATTCGGTGCTGATGCCCAACACCGCCCGTGGTGGTGGCATTTCGCGCAAGATCACCAACGCTGCCGATCGCAAGCGCCTCAAGGAAATCACCTCGGACCTCGAAGTGCCGCAGGGCATGGGTGTCATCCTGCGCACGGCCGGTGCCTCGCGCACCAAGGCCGAGGTCAAGCGCGATTTCGAATACTTGATGCGCCTTTGGGAATCGGTGCGCACGCTGACGCTGCAAAGCTCGGCGCCATGCCTGGTCTACGAGGAAGGCTCGCTTATCAAGCGCACCATCCGTGACCTCTACAACAAGGACATCGATGAAGTCTTCGTGGCAGGCAGCGAGGCTTTCCAGGAAGCCCGCGATTTCATGAAGATGATCATGCCGAGCCACGCCAAGAACGTGATGCTCTACAAGGATGATCAGCCGCTGTTCTCGAAATATGGCATCGAAGCACAGCTCGATTCCATGTTTTCGCCCACGGTGACCCTGCCCTCCGGCGGCTATATCGTCATCAACCCGACCGAAGCGCTGGTTTCGATCGACGTGAACTCGGGCCGCTCCACCAAGGAGCACAATATCGAGGACACCGCGCTCCAGACCAACCTCGAGGCGGCCGACGAAGTGGCGCGCCAGCTGCGTCTGCGCGACCTCGCCGGTCTCATCGTCATCGACTTCATCGATATGATGGAGAACCGCTCCAACCGTGCAGTCGAGCGCAAGCTCAAGGATGCGCTTAAGGACGATCGCGCCCGCATCCAGGTGGGCCGCATCAGCCATTTCGGCCTCATGGAAATGAGCCGTCAGCGCATCCGCTTCGGCGTGGTCGAAAGCTCGACTCACAAGTGCCCGATCTGCGACGGCACCGGCCTCGTGCGCTCCACCGAAAGTCTGGCGCTGATGATCATGCGCCACATTGAAGACCACGTGTTGCGCAAGCAGGGTCAGTCGATCAACGTGCGCGTGCCGGTTGAAGTCGCGCTCTACATCCTCAACTACAAGCGCGACACGCTGTCGATGCTCGAAGCGCGCAATCAGCTCTCGATCACCATCACCGCCGACAGCACCGTGACGGGCCACCAGTTCATGATCGAAAAGGGCGAAGCCCGCATCGTGGCCTATGCCGACCAGCGCGCCGCGGCCCACGTTCGCGTCGATAGCGCCGTGATCGAAGACGTCATCGAGGAAGAAGAAGAGATCGACGTCGAGGCGGATGCGGAGGAAGGCGAGGAGACTGAAGCTCGCGCGTCTGAGTCCAGCGAGGGCGAAGGCAATGGCCGTCGCCGTCGCCGTCGTCGCCGCCGTGGCGGGGATCGCGGTGGCGAACGTCCGCAGCAGCAAGTCGCAGCTGAAGGCGAAGCCGATACCGTCGAAGCCAACGACAACGCTGGTGATGACGAAGGCGAGGAAGCACCTGCCGGCGAAACTGATGCCGAAGGCGAAAACCGCCGTCGCCGTCGCCGTGGCCGCCGCGGCGGACGTCGCAATCGCCGCGAAGACAATGGTGCTGCAGTGGCTGCAACCGCTTCTTCCGAAGAGACCGCCGAACCCACCGATGCCTCTGTCGAAGCCTCGCCAGACGCCATCGTGGATCATGTCGAGCTGAACCCGGCTCCCGTGGCCGAAGAGGAAGCCGCTGCCGAACCGGCACCGGTCGAAAAGCCGAAGCGCAGCCGCCGCAAGAAGGTCGCCGAGACCGAAGAATCGGCTCCTGCCGAGACCACTCCGGTGAAAGCCACCGCGGCCGAAGAACCTGCTGCGGAAGAAAAGCCGAAGCGCAAGCCTCGCGCACGCAAGCCCAAGGCTGAAGCCACCGAAGCAGCTCCGGAGGCTGCAATTGCCGAGCCTGTGGCGGCAGAAGAAGGGCCGGCGGAGCAGCCGGCCGTTGAAGCTCCCGCAGAGGAAGAGGCTTCAACTGAAGAGGCTGCTTCTCGCCCGCGTCGCGTCAGGAAGGAACTTCCGCCTGAAGGCGTCGTCGTGTCTTCAAGCGCTGCGCCTCCGGCTGAGACCCCGGCCGAAGGCGAAGAGCCGCCGAAGAAAAAAGCTGGCTGGTGGCAGCGCCGCCTCGGCCTAGGCTAG
- a CDS encoding DsbA family protein has product MNRLSFVLVAVAGILAGALGFALLNQPEPEMDAVAVRAIVEQVLSEQRAAAEPTPIETAEIDPAVLNPLIEEYLLSDPKVLQRMSVALEETMRSEEAETTRTALAEYRTAIFESPTDVVLGNPEGDVTLVEFFDYNCGYCRSALPDMAALLAEDPNLKVVLKEFPILSNESIDAARVAVLVGQEDVDYWQFHEALFSSRGKVDKETALTAAAGLGLSQVDLELRMGEPSVAQSIQKSYEIAQALGITGTPTYIIGDEIIPGAIGADELRSRIADMRECGKSQCS; this is encoded by the coding sequence ATGAATCGCCTGTCCTTCGTTCTCGTCGCCGTAGCCGGCATTCTCGCTGGTGCACTCGGCTTTGCGCTGTTGAACCAGCCAGAACCTGAGATGGATGCAGTTGCGGTGCGGGCGATCGTAGAGCAGGTGCTCTCAGAACAACGGGCTGCTGCCGAACCCACCCCCATCGAGACCGCAGAGATCGATCCAGCGGTGCTCAACCCGTTGATCGAAGAGTATCTTCTAAGCGATCCCAAGGTTCTTCAACGCATGTCTGTTGCGTTGGAGGAGACCATGCGCTCGGAAGAAGCCGAGACCACACGAACGGCACTGGCAGAGTACCGCACCGCCATCTTCGAATCACCGACCGATGTCGTGCTCGGCAATCCCGAAGGCGACGTCACGCTAGTCGAGTTTTTCGACTACAATTGCGGCTATTGCCGCTCGGCCCTCCCCGATATGGCTGCTCTTCTCGCTGAGGACCCCAATCTTAAGGTCGTTCTTAAGGAATTCCCGATCCTTTCCAACGAGTCGATCGATGCGGCGCGCGTCGCCGTCCTGGTCGGCCAGGAAGACGTCGATTACTGGCAGTTCCACGAGGCACTGTTTTCGAGCCGTGGCAAGGTGGACAAGGAAACCGCGCTTACTGCGGCTGCCGGTCTTGGTCTGAGCCAGGTTGATCTGGAACTGCGCATGGGCGAGCCCTCGGTGGCCCAATCGATCCAGAAATCCTATGAAATCGCCCAAGCGCTCGGCATTACCGGCACGCCCACCTACATCATCGGCGACGAGATCATTCCGGGGGCAATCGGCGCCGACGAGCTGCGCTCCCGCATTGCCGACATGCGCGAATGCGGCAAGTCACAATGCAGCTAA
- the aroQ gene encoding type II 3-dehydroquinate dehydratase — MANRVLVLNGPNLNLLGTREPQTYGFETLKDIQTMCAATAEMLGLDLDFRQSNHEGELVTWIQEARGMADAILINPAAYSHTSVAIHDALRAADLPVAEVHLSNIHQREAFRHHSYVSSVAYGVICGFGSLGYKLALEALAQKLK, encoded by the coding sequence ATGGCTAACCGCGTTCTCGTCCTCAATGGCCCGAACCTCAATCTGCTCGGCACCCGCGAGCCGCAGACCTATGGGTTCGAGACGCTCAAGGACATCCAGACCATGTGTGCGGCCACGGCGGAGATGCTTGGCCTCGACCTCGACTTTCGCCAGTCCAACCATGAAGGCGAACTGGTCACCTGGATACAGGAGGCCCGCGGCATGGCCGACGCCATCCTGATCAATCCGGCAGCCTATTCCCACACTTCGGTCGCCATCCACGACGCCTTGCGCGCTGCGGACCTGCCGGTTGCCGAGGTTCATCTTTCCAATATTCACCAACGCGAAGCGTTCCGGCACCACTCCTATGTGTCGTCGGTCGCCTACGGCGTTATTTGCGGCTTCGGCTCCTTGGGGTATAAACTAGCCCTCGAAGCCTTGGCCCAGAAACTGAAATAA
- a CDS encoding pyridoxal phosphate-dependent aminotransferase — protein sequence MTDTQDGIRPFLAMDILKRAKVLESEGRSICHLELGEPGQPPAPGVIDAVAKALPSPQGYTNAKGLLDLRRRLSRYYAEQHGVDVDPDLIMATMGSSSGFILAFHTAFRPGAKIAITRPGYPAYVNTLAGLGFGVVEIPVHAANGWHLTGAEIAAAHARQPFEGLLFASPANPTGASVDRAGMADIVETCARLGVTFISDEIYHGLDYRGPSVSALELTRDAIVINSFSKYYCMTGWRIGWMVLPDALIRRAEILQQNLFISAPTLSQIAATAALDERDYSEAQKASYAQNRAVLSAGLRELGFDLPSPGDGAFYAYAGISRFSNDSLAFCETMLERAGVASAPGVDFDRVDGNGFIRFSYAGTRQSIEEGLERLRVFLAAGG from the coding sequence ATGACAGACACACAAGATGGAATCAGGCCCTTCCTGGCCATGGATATCCTCAAGCGCGCCAAAGTTCTCGAAAGCGAAGGGCGCAGCATCTGCCACCTTGAACTCGGCGAGCCGGGCCAGCCTCCGGCGCCGGGTGTAATCGATGCCGTTGCCAAGGCGCTGCCGTCGCCGCAGGGCTATACCAATGCCAAGGGGCTGCTTGATTTGCGCCGGCGGTTGTCGCGGTACTATGCCGAACAGCATGGCGTCGATGTCGACCCCGACCTGATCATGGCGACCATGGGCTCTTCGTCCGGGTTCATTCTCGCGTTTCACACAGCCTTCCGACCTGGCGCAAAAATAGCGATAACCCGACCTGGGTATCCGGCTTACGTGAACACTCTGGCGGGGCTGGGTTTTGGCGTCGTCGAGATTCCTGTGCATGCCGCCAATGGCTGGCATCTCACGGGAGCAGAGATCGCTGCAGCGCATGCACGGCAACCATTTGAGGGCCTGCTGTTTGCCAGCCCGGCAAATCCGACGGGAGCATCGGTGGACCGGGCCGGGATGGCCGATATCGTCGAAACCTGTGCGCGCCTCGGCGTTACATTTATCTCCGACGAAATATACCACGGGCTCGACTATCGCGGCCCTTCCGTCAGCGCCCTCGAGCTGACGCGCGATGCGATCGTCATCAACAGCTTTTCGAAATACTACTGCATGACGGGATGGCGGATCGGCTGGATGGTGCTGCCGGACGCGCTGATCCGCCGCGCTGAAATCCTGCAGCAAAACCTCTTTATCTCCGCACCGACCCTCAGCCAGATTGCGGCCACTGCGGCGCTGGACGAGCGCGACTATTCGGAGGCGCAGAAGGCAAGTTATGCACAAAACCGGGCTGTGCTAAGCGCCGGCTTGCGGGAACTTGGCTTCGATCTCCCTAGCCCGGGCGATGGTGCATTCTATGCCTATGCCGGCATCAGCCGTTTCTCTAATGACTCGTTGGCGTTCTGCGAAACCATGCTTGAGCGCGCAGGTGTTGCTTCCGCCCCGGGCGTCGACTTCGACCGTGTGGATGGCAACGGCTTTATCCGCTTCAGCTATGCAGGCACACGGCAGAGCATCGAAGAGGGGCTTGAGCGTTTGAGGGTGTTCCTGGCCGCCGGCGGCTAG